Below is a genomic region from Candidatus Micrarchaeia archaeon.
GCTCATGCGGGTGAAGGAAGATTATGCTGAGCGCGTGAAGGGCTTCGCACAGCAGGCCGAGGTCGGAAGGAGCGCGATGCGCACCCTGGCCTACGTGGCAAGGCACGACGGGGTTCTCAAAAGCGACGTGGCGCACCGCATCGGCTCCCAGGTTTATCAGGACGTCCACGAGCTCGTGCAGAATGGGTTCATCAGGCAGGTGAAGGCTGGGAGGAGCAAGCGCCTGTTCCTGACCGACAAGTTCAGGCAGTATTTCCGCGCCGTGCAGACCGGAGGGCAGACGCAGCTCGAGGAGCGGCCTAAGGAGAGTTTATAAAGTTTTTTCTGGAAAACGGCACATGGCGAAGTTTGCCTCACCCCCACTTAAAGATGAATTGCTGGAAGAGCAGCTGTTCGAGAGGAAGAAAAAGGACCTCAGCGCCCTGAAGAAGGAGAGCGGGGAGCTGCTGAAGCCGGATTTTGGAAGGACCGCCAGCGAG
It encodes:
- a CDS encoding SMC-Scp complex subunit ScpB; this encodes MEDDKKRVIEAALFISARSMAIEELGKLTGIAAPGFVRTMLAELKGEYEARGSAVEIAEMEGKWLMRVKEDYAERVKGFAQQAEVGRSAMRTLAYVARHDGVLKSDVAHRIGSQVYQDVHELVQNGFIRQVKAGRSKRLFLTDKFRQYFRAVQTGGQTQLEERPKESL